A region from the Aegilops tauschii subsp. strangulata cultivar AL8/78 chromosome 5, Aet v6.0, whole genome shotgun sequence genome encodes:
- the LOC109769857 gene encoding uncharacterized protein translates to MEVLDLSHNQLVGTVPSWISRLDHLCYLDLSNNTLVGEVPKSSEGLNTSGCSPDIDFTNMTFYLKRSGRSKHGRQRKHAPNVIAGTNNVVRSGSNNVIAGNDNTVIFGNDNAVSESYQFVYGNNHVVTGDHHVVSGSNHAASGSHHVVIGKHNIVSGTHNDVGGSKNIVSGSKNVVSGSHNTVSGKNHFVTGHNKVVT, encoded by the coding sequence ATGGAGGTGCTTGACCTGTCACACAACCAATTGGTCGGCACCGTTCCGTCCTGGATTAGTAGGCTTGACCATCTTTGCTACTTGGATCTCTCCAACAATACATTGGTTGGCGAGGTACCCAAGAGTTCTGAGGGCCTCAACACCTCTGGGTGTTCACCGGACATCGATTTCACTAACATGACATTCTATCTAAAGCGTAGCGGAAGAAGCAAACATGGCCGACAACGTAAGCATGCCCCAAATGTCATAGCTGGGACCAATAACGTTGTCAGATCTGGGAGCAACAATGTTATAGCCGGGAACGACAACACTGTAATATTTGGGAATGACAACGCCGTATCCGAGAGCTACCAGTTCGTATATGGGAATAATCATGTTGTAACTGGGGATCATCACGTTGTATCCGGGAGCAACCATGCCGCGTCTGGGAGCCACCATGTCGTGATTGGGAAACACAATATCGTATCTGGGACCCACAATGACGTAGGTGGGAGCAAAAATATCGTATCCGGGAGTAAAAATGTTGTATCTGGGAGCCACAATACCGTGTCCGGTAAGAACCATTTTGTAACTGGGCACAACAAAGTCGTAACCTGA
- the LOC109769858 gene encoding phytosulfokine receptor 2-like — protein MNPMAKCCLLLLLFLLGFLLPEARATSCHPDDLQALRGFAANLSRGGVLLRTAWSGATCCGWDGVGCDGATGRVTALRLPGRGLVGPIPGASLASLVLLEELDLGYNNLHNISGAITVLRGCQNLNTLILTNNFGGEELTDDGIIGGFKNLVVLDLGDCALRGRVLK, from the coding sequence ATGAATCCCATGGCCAAATGCTGCCTGCtgctcctcctcttcctcttgggGTTCCTCTTGCCCGAGGCGCGCGCGACCTCGTgccatcccgacgacctccaagCGCTACGGGGCTTCGCCGCGAACCTCAGCAGGGGAGGCGTCCTCCTTCGCACCGCGTGGTCCGGCGCCACATGCTGTGGCTGGGATGGCGTGGGCTGTGACGGTGCCACCGGCCGCGTCACGGCGCTGCGCCTCCCCGGGCGTGGCCTCGTGGGGCCCATCCCAGGAGCCTCCCTCGCAAGCCTCGTGTTGCTGGAGGAGCTCGACCTCGGCTACAACAACTTGCACAACATCTCAGGGGCGATCACCGTGCTGCGTGGGTGCCAGAACCTCAACACACTGATTCTCACCAACAATTTCGGCGGTGAGGAGCTAACCGATGATGGTATTATTGGCGGGTTCAAGAACCTCGTGGTGCTAGACCTTGGTGATTGTGCTCTCAGGGGCAGGGTTCTGAAATGA